Part of the Corynebacterium canis genome is shown below.
TATTCTTCTACAGAAACCCCTGAATAACCTTCTAGGAAGGGTTTGCCAAGTTGGTTTGCCAATTCCGCATCTGGATTGCCGATAACGCTGACGATGGTTCCGCCCTTACGCAGTACTTTCATTGAGCGTTCGATTTCGGCCCCGCCGAGTGTGTCCAATACAACGTCGAAATCTTTGACGTGCTCTTCATAGTTTTGGGTTTTGTAATCGACCACGATATCTGCGCCCAGTTCTCGCGCGAATTGGACATCCGCGGTGCCGACGGTGACGGCCACGGTGGCACCGAGCATTTTTGCCACCTGAAGTGCGATCGACCCGAGGCCGCCGGCGCCGCCCTGGATAAACACTTTGGTGCCTGGGCCGACATTGGTTTTTTCTGTAAACGCTTGCAGCGCTGTGAGGCTGACAAGGGGTAGCGCTGCGGCTTCGATAGCGGGAATGTTTCGAGGCTTGTGGGCGAGGTCTGCGGCGCGGACGATGCAATATTCTGCGAATGCGCCAAGGCGTTCCATGGCGGGGCGGGCGAAAACCTCGTCTCCCACCTGGAAGTCAGTCACGCCAGGTCCTATTTGTTCCACGGTCCCGGCGAGGTCATTGCCCATGATTTGCGGCAGTTTGTAGGAATAGAGCGATTTCATCGCTCCGCGTTGAATCATGCTGTCCAAGGGGTTGATGCTCGCGGCGTGCACTTTGACCAGGACTTCCCCTGCTTGCGGGGTCGGGGTGGGGAGGTCTGCCCACGCAAGTGGGGCACCGTATTTGACTAGGGTGGCGGCTTTCAATTGGGCTCCATTCGGAGTAGGCTAGGTTCAGAATTGCAACCCAGCTTATGTAGATTGGACCGCTATGTCAACGCCCGCTGCTCCCGCGGCTACTTGCCCTATCGCTCGGACCCTGGAAATCGTCGGGGAAAAGTGGAGTTTGCTTATCCTGCGGGACGTCGCTCGGGGGATAACCAAATTCAGCGAAATCCACGACAGCCTTAACTGCCCGAAAAACCTCCTTTCGGCAAGGCTGAAAACCCTCGTCAGCGCAGGCATTTTGGCCAAGCGGGAGTACAAAGAGCCCGGGGCTCGCCTGCGCAGCTCGTATCACCTCACGGAAGCCGGGGCGGATCTACTGCCCGTACTTATTGCCTTGCAATCGTGGGGGCAAGCCCACCTCGACCCGGCCGAGCTCATATCCACCCGGATATTCCATCGCGAGTGCGGTGGAGAGGTGCACGCGGCGCTGACCTGTGCGCACGGCCACCACATTGGTGCCGCTGAGATTGACGTTGAGTGGCCCGAATTACACCAGGGCAGCGGTTTAGCATCGGGATGAGCGCATCCACCCGCCTCCACCCTTGGGATGAGCGGGGAAGATCAACTCCCAGGTTGACGCTAAACCTGCAGGTAGCGGCAAGAATCATGGCTATGACATCACTTGCAATAGAGACCACAGGTTTAACCAAGCAGTTCAAGGGCGTGGCTGCCGTAGACGCGCTTGATCTGCGGGTCCCCGAAGGAAAAATCTACGGCTTTATCGGCCCCAATGGGTCCGGCAAGTCCACCACCATGAAAATGCTCCTTGGGCTGTGCCGCCCCACGGCCGGCCAGGCGTGCGTGCTGGGCGAAACCATTTCCACCCGCCCCAGCAAGCAACTCATGCACACGGTGGGCGCAATGATCGAAGCCCCCTCCGGGTACGCCCACCTTACGGGCGAGGAAAACATGAAGATCATGCAGCGCTGCCTCCGGCTAACGGATCACCAGGTGGCGCGGGCGCTGGACACCGTCCACCTGACCAAGCACCGGAAGAAGCTGGTCAAACACTATTCCATGGGCATGAAGCAGCGCTTGGGTATCGCGATGGCATTGGCGCGGGACCCGAAGCTGTTGATCCTGGACGAGCCAACCAACGGCCTCGACCCAGCCGGCATCGATGAAATCCGCCACCTTTTGATTCAGCTGGCGGGCAGCGGGGTGACTGTGTTCGTTTCCAGCCACCTGCTCGATGAGATGGACAAGATGGTGGATGTGCTGGGCATTATCATGCGCGGCAAGATGATTTTCCAAGGCACCCGCGAGGAGCTATTGGGCCGCAGCATGCCCGATGTAATCGTGCACGCATCCGACCCTGAGGCGGTGCTGGCCATCGTCCCCAATGCCGTCCGGGAGCCGAGCGGTGCGGTGCGGCTCGCGGGCCTGCACCAGCAGGCGGCCGCCACCTTGTTGTCTTACCTGGTCACGCACGGCATCGAAGTGTACGAGTTTTCGCGCGCCCACCAGACGCTCGAAGACGTGTTCCTGGATCTCACGGGGGAGGGTGGTCTGCGATGATGCGCACCATGGTCCCCCTGGAATGGTTTAAAATGCGGCGCCTTCACCTCATCCCCATCATGCTGGTGCCCACAGCGGCGGGATTCCTGTTCGCCTCCCGATTCTTTTCCGGCGATGAGCAGAAAAGCTGGGAAGACGCCCTGCTCGCACTATCGATGGCCATGTCTTTGACCATGCCACTCGTGCTCGCCGTGGTTGCCACACGCCAGACGGACATTGAACATTCGAGCGGAGGGTGGTTGGTCGCGGCGTCGATAGGCAGCAACCCGGGTGCGTTATGCCGGGCAAAATTCTTTGCGCTCGCCCCAATAATTCTGGCGGTGACAACGTTAAGCGTCGGCTTCCACATTTTGCTGGGCAAACTGTCCGGGCTCGGGCCCATAGCGGAAGGAAACCAATACTGGGTGAGTTTCTGGCTTGGATTGTGCGTGGTCAACCTGTGGCTTATCGCGTTTCATATCGTGCTGTCGGCGCGTTTTGAAAGCCAAGCTATAGGCATGGGCATCGGAGTGGTCGGCGCGTTTATCGCCTGCTTCAGCTACCTAATTCCCACGGACTCAATCGCCGTAAAAATCTTACCGTGGAGCTATTACGCAAACGCCACCACAGCGACGTTTAACGCTGAAGGAATCGCGGAATACGTGGCGTTAAATTGGGTGCCAACGGTAGTTTTCGCGGCCCTCGGCATCGGGGCATTCACACTGGTCACCGCAAAAATGAACACAAAGGAGCAATAATGTTTCGCGCGGAAATGCTCAAGCTAAAGCGGGCTCAACTTTGGGTAGTAATAGTCGTGCTTCCCGTTCTTGCGGCAATCACCGGCACCGTGAATACCACCGCAAATCCCGGGGTGATCAGCCAAAACTGGGACGGGTTAATGAGCCAAATCACCCTCTTTTATGGCCTGTTCTATTGCGCCATCGGCGTGGCCATTATTGTGGCGGCGGGGTGGCGGATGGAACACAGCGGCAATAATTGGACCCAGGTGCACACCACCACCTCCAACTATTTCAAATTCATGCTGGCAAAGATCGCTGCCTTGCTGATTCCGGTGTTGGGCATGAACCTGTTGCTGCTTGCGTGCGTGACTATCGGCGGCAAATTTGCAATGTCGCTGCCGGGGCTGCCTTCGGCGAATACGTTTACCGTGATCGGCATGACCGTGGCCATGGCCGCCCCCGTGGTGGCGCTGCAATCGGTGTTTTCCATCTGGATGAAGTCCTTCGCAGCCCCCATCGGCGTTGGCGTTTTGGGCAGCATCGTCGGCGTGGGGTTCGCGTTTAAGCTGCCAACTTTGGCGCTACTATTCCCATATTCCCTGCTCACAAACGGTATTCTGTTGGGTTCGTTGGCCGTGGGGGAGTCTATTGCCGACGCCGCGACTGTTACCCGCATGCTGGCCTCCGCCGCGTGCATTACCCTCACCCTCGCCGCGTTCGGTGCGTATTCTCTGCGCAGGCGTAAAGGTGCCGCCTTGTGACCTAGAGCAGGCTGGACAGGAACGCTTGGGTGCGCTCGTGTTGCGGGTTATCAATGACCTCGGCGGGCGTGCCCGTTTCCAGCACTTTGCCGTCGTCCATAAAGATCACCTGGTCGCTGACCTCGCGGGCGAAGCCCATTTCGTGCGTGACCACGAGCATGGTCATGCCGGAGGCGGCCAGGCCCTTCATCACATTGAGCACCTCGCCCACAAGTTCGGGGTCGAGGGCGGAGGTGGGCTCGTCGAAGAGCATCAGCTTCGGGTCCATGGCCACGGCGCGGGCGATGGCCACCCGCTGTTGCTGCCCGCCGGATAGCTGCACGGGGTACGTGTCGGCCTTGTGTGCTAATCCAACGGAGTCCAACAGTTCCATGGCGCGCTTGCGGGCTTGGGCTTCCGGCTGCTTTTTCACCTGGATCGGGGCCTCGATAATATTTTCTATTACCGTGCGGTGGGGGAAGAGGTTGAATTGCTGGAACACCATGCCGATATCGGCGCGTTGGCGGGCGGCCTCCCGCTCCGAAATCTCGTACAGGGTGCCCTTGCGTTCTTTATAGCCGATCAGCTCGCCATCCACGTACAGGCGGCCTGCGGTGATCTTTTCCAGGTGATTCACGCAGCGCAGCATCGTGGATTTGCCGGAACCGGATGGCCCGATCAGGCACGCGACGGAACCTTTGGGTACCTGAAGGTCAATGCCTTTCAGGATCTGCAGCTGGCCGAAGTTTTTGATCACCTGCTGGGCGTCGATCATGAGTTCAGACATGGTATTCCTTCTAGTCATTGTCAATGGTGACGTTGGACGGCGGGACGCCCTCGGCGTCCGCAAGCGCGGCGAGCTGGCGGGTGGTCAAATGCCTGGATGCGCCCCGCGAGAAATAGCTCTCTAGGTAGTATTGGCCCACCATCAGGATCGAGGTAATCACCAAATACCAGGTAGCGGCCACCAACAACATGGGGATCGGTTCGAACAAGCTATTGGCAATGTCCATGGACCGGCCGTAAAGCTCCAACGAGTACGGCACCGCCACCACCAAGGACGTGGTCTTCAGCATGGAAATCAGCTCGTTGCCGGTCGGCGGGATGATAATTCGCATCGCCTGCGGCAATACCGTGCGCCGCATGGTTTGCCACCAGCTCATGCCCAAAGCTTGCGACGCCTCCGTCTGCCCCTCGGGCACCGCCTGAATACCGGCGCGCACGATTTCCGCCATATAGGCGGATTCGTTCAGCCCCAAGCCGATCACCGCAAGGAAAAACGAATTCTTCAGCACCGTTTGCAAATCAATCTCGGCAAAGCCCAGGTTAATGCTCTGGTACAGCGAACTCGCCAACCCCCAGAACACCAATTGCACGTACACCGGCGTGCCGCGGAACACCCACAGGTAACCCCAGCTCACCACCCGCAAAACCGGGTTGGGGGACATGCGCAGCACCGCCAGAATCGAGCCCAGCGTCACGCCGATAAGCATGGCCAGCACCGTCAGCGCCAGGGTGTGCAAGGCCGCATTAGCCACGCGGCTATCAAACAAATATGCGCGGTAGGTTGCCCACCCATACGCCTCATTGCCGGCGGCGGAGACGATAAACCACACGGCGAGCAGGGCCAGCACGCCGGCGGTAATCCACCGGCCCGGACGCGGAAGGGATTTCGCCTCAATAGGGTTCGGAGTCGCGGGGGCACTCATGATTGTTCCTTTCCGGTCACGGGTTCGCCATTCATCATGGCTTGTTCAACAAGGCCGTCTTCCAAGCCCCACTGTTGTAACAGCCGGGCATACTCGCCCGATTCGATCAAATGTTGGAGCGCGGCGGCGAGCGCCGGCCCCAATTCAGAGTTCTTTTTCACGGGCCAGCCGTAGTGCGCGGCGTCGAAAATCTCGCCGATCAGCTCCAAGCGTCCGTCGGAACGCTCAACGGCCCACGCGGTCACCGGGGAATCGGCGGAAAACGCGTCCGCGCGGCCCAAAATCGCGGCGGTGGCGGCGGCATCGGAGGCATCATAGGCTAGCTTTTCAATCGGCTCTTTGCCCGCGGCCACGCACGCCTCGCTGCGGCCCGTCACATCGTCGGTGTCAGAAACGGTGGTGCGCTGCACGGCGACCACCCGCCCGCAGGCATCATCGGGGCTGATGTCGGTGCCAGGGCGCGCGGCCCACTGAATCCCCGCATTCAGATAATTAATAAAATCGTAATTTTTGCGGCGTTCCTCGGTGTCCGTAAAACCGCTGGCACCAAAGTCCACCGTACCAGCGGAAACGGCCGGCAGGATCAGGCTAAAATCCTGGTCTTTGACCTCCAGCTCCAAACCCATCACGGACGCGGCGGCGCGGGCTAGGTCAATATCAAAGCCGATGATTGCGCCTTCGGAATCCTTAAACTCAGCCGGCGCGAACGGCGGGTTGGTCCCAATGGAAATGGTGCCGCGCTGCGCGATATCGGCCGGCACCAATGCTTGTATTTCGGGAACGGCGGCGGGCTTGATCTCCACCCAGCCTTCCGGCAGGCCGCCTTCCACATTGGTCACGCAACCACTGACAACGGTGGCCACGGCTATAAGCGCCGCCACCACCCGCAATGGTTGTGAAAGTAAACGCCAAGTCATGCGCATAAATGTAACATATGCACAATCGAGTTGCTATATCGCGCCGTTGCAGCCCGCGTTAAGCGCGAAAAAGCCCACGTGAAAGGCGATAAAACCCGCGTTACTCGTCCGTTGCGGCACTCTTCGGTGCATATTTTTCAGCCAAGATGGTGATTGCAACGATCGCCGCCCCCAGCAGCATAAAGCCCACCATCTTTACCAGGTCGTCCCCGGGCGCCAGCAGGTCGGCGTCGGCGGTTTGCCACGGCCACAACGCGCGCAGCGAGCCCAACATCAGGCCAGCCATCACAAACAGCGTAATAGTGCGGTGCTTGGACAGCAGGTAATCCAGGAACCGGATAAATAGCGCAATGCCGGTCATGGCGCCGAGGACAAACACCACCATGATCGTCAGATCGCGGTCCTTAATCGCGCCGATCACGGGCGCGTACAAACCAACCGCAAGCAGGAAAAACGAGCCGGAAATACCCGGCAGCACCAGGGCGCAGATAGCCACGGCGGCGGCGCAGAAAATGATCAGCAGGGAGGGGTCCTTCTGTTCGGCAGAGGTGAAACCCGTGCCCCAGAACGTAATCGCCGCAGCGAGGAAGAGCGAGGGCCACGCCACCAGCGCCTTGGAACGCAATTCGGCCCGGTCCACCATTTGGATGGGCACCAGGATTGACATAGCCACCATGCCGAGGAACAGGGCGCGGGCGACGGCGGTGTGGTGTTCCACGAAGTTATGCATCACACCCGCCATTGCGAAGATGGTCAGGATCATGCCCACGGCGACCGGGATAATAAGCCACCAGTCCACCGCGGCGAGCTTTTCCTTCGCCGCTTTCGGGTGCGTCACGGCTGTTTTGGCGGCGGATAGCAATTGGTTACCCGCGAACAGGGCGCGCTCGTAGATACCAACAACCAACGCGACGGTGCCGCCGGATACACCGGGCACCAGCTCGGCCATTGCGATTAATGCACCGCGAATAACATTGAGCAGAATTTGCAATGGCTGCTTCGTTGATCGGGTAAGCACAGGGGTTTCACTCACGAAGAATCCTTTGAACTTTTGGTAAGAAGAAAACGCACAATCACTCTACGTGGTTTTGCTATTGCTTATCGACGCCGCTGCACACATCGTGAGCAGAAACACGAACCGTTTCCCGCTGTGGCGCCCCCAGTCCAGTGGGCATGTTAGCTTCGCGTTTGCAACTTGATTCGAGCGCGAATCAGCCCGGCAACACCATACGCCGACAATCCGATGGGCACCGCATGTGCCAGCGTAAACTCCCCGCTCAATACGCTGATCTGGGCGGCCAATAGGGCCAGCGCAAGCAGGATCACGATTCGCACATCCAATTGATCTTTCGTGCAATCATCGGGGTGCTTCAACATGGTGCCCGCGCCTCCTCGCAGTGTAGAGCCAAAAACCTTCGCTACTACCATTGAAAGAGCGCGGTACGAGGGGAGTCAAGCCCCTGGCAAAAGTGATATTTGATGGAGACCTCAGCGAAACACGTGCGAAATTTCGGGTGCCTCCAAGCGATCGATGCGACCCACTTGGGGTCTGTTTGCGAGATGTGTTTGGGTGAACTAGAGCACCGCCCGCGTTGTGGCGTGCCGCCTTCTTTGTCGGGTGCGTTGCGGTGTGCCGCCATATCTTACGAAGCCTTTGGTCGCGGATCGCATCGTCGCCGGTCGCCCCGGCATCAGCCGAGCCGCCGTTAGCTGTTTGGTCGGGGTGCTTGGCGATTACCTGTGTGCCTATTTGCGCTGCTGTGTTTCTTCGGTTGAATCCATCAACCTCACCCGCGAAATCTGCCTGGTTTCCTGCCGTGTCAGATGTGCCTGAGGCAGATGTAACACGGCCGTTTCGCGTTCCTGCGGAAACGCCATCGTGCGACGACCGGCGTGTCGAATCTGCCTGAGGCAGATATAGCGAGGCGGTTGCGCGGAAAATTCCGGCCTCCACCTCGCCACATCACCTAGTGTGGTGGTGCGGATCTGCCTAGTTTTCCTCCCGCGTCAGATCTGCCTGAGGCAGATTCGTCGCGGTCGCGTTTCCCCAGGAAAACTCGGCCCAAAAATCAGGCAGATCCGGCGGAGCGAGGCAGATCGTACATTGCCGAAGAGCGGCCAGGCAGATTGTACGTGGCTGTGTGGTGCGAGTTTCGGTGGTTCGCAATCGATGTCGTTCCAACGTGTTCGAGGCGGCCGTGACTTCTCGCGCGCAACAGTACGTTGCCCCCAGCGACCTTTTATTGGAGCGGTGATGCGGATCTGCCTGATTTTCCTGCCGTGGCAGATCTGCCTGAGGCAGATGTAACACGGCCGTTTCGCGTTCCTGCGGAAACGCCACCGAGCGCCGACCTCCGTGTTGAATCTGCCTGGGCGTGAAAAATCATCGGCCCTGAGCACGGAAAATTCCGGCCTTCAACTAGCCACATCACCTGGCGTGGTGTGGAGGATCTGCCTGCCTTTCCACCCGCGCCAGATGTGCCTGAGGCAGATTCATCGCGGGCGCATTTCCCCAGGAAAACTCGGCCCAAAAATCAGGCAGATCCCGCGGAGCCAGGCAGATCGTGCATTGCCGAAGAGCGGCCAGGCAGATTGTTCGTGGCCGGGGAAAGGGGGTGCTTCAGCTACGGGCAGTTACGGGGTGCTGCGGGCAGACGGAAGTGGCGCGGCTGGCGCGGCGTGAGAATGGGCCGGGGTGTGCCGGGTTTCGGGCTCACCGAACAGTATTGAGCTTCACCGTGCCGGTTACAGGGGTGTGGGGCGCGCACCAACGAGACAGGTCGGCGAGCAAGCCCAGGTAGTTGGGGTGCAGCGAGTGATCGCCGTGAGGATTCGGCCGTTAAGGTTCGGCGTCAGGATTTGGTGTTTGGTTTCGGCCGTTCAGGGTTCGGCGTCAGGATTTGGCGTTTGGTGTTTGTGTGGTGTTGGTTTCGGCGCGGTGGATGGCGCGGCGCAGGGTGGTGATGAGTTCGCGGGGTTTTTGCAGTAGCCCGTGGGTGATACGTAGTGGTTCCCAGCCGAGTTCGCGTAGCCGGATCAACACTTTGGCGTCGTAGTCGCGTTGGCTGCGTTGGAGGTGGTGGGCACCGTCGTAGAACAAACCAACGCGGATATCGGGCCAGCCGGAATCAAGCACGGTCAGCAGGGGTGTGCCGTCGTCTGCCAGCGCACCGGAGTTATAGATCGGGATTTGCACCTCCAGGTGTTGGCGAAGCTGCTCGGCAATCAACCGCAGCACGGTCTCCGGGGGCGACTGGGCACCAGAGCGGGACAGGTTCAACAGTTTTTTCAACTGGCGGGCGCTGAAAATATTCCGCGCGATGTCACGCACCAGCTGAAAGTTTAGTGTGGTGCATGCGCGCAGCGCGTCGATGAGCTGGATGGCGCGGACTTCCCAGTTAGCAAGGTTGGGTACTTGGTAGACCCACCAGGAGTGGCGGTCGCGCTGCAGATCAATCAAGCAATCCACCAACGCGTATTCGGGGGCGACGACCTGCATGCCGGGTAGTTCCTGGTCCGGTGTCCATACCCTGGTGCCTGGCCGCAGTCTGCGGCGGGTGGCGTCGAACACGCTGTGGCTGCGTTGGAAATTACTGGCCACATGTAGGGTGATGTGGGCGTCATCCACCCAGTACTTCAGCCCGGCGTAGGCTGCGGCGGCCCAGCCGCCGATAATGACATTCGGGGTTTGGGTGAAATGCGCCCGGGCCCGCAGCATGATCGGGGCGGCAAACCCGAGGCGTTGCGGGTGATACCGCGAACCCCACTCCACCTCCCGGGAAGCACGACAATACCCACGCGGCATGGCAAGCCGGCGGGTGATGTTGATGAAAGAGGTATCGAGCAGTTTGGTGCGACGCTGAAACAAACACATAGCACCAGTGATAACCCCAAAACAGCACAAAACCTAGGGATTTCCCAGACACACCCCACCAACCTGTGGATAACTTGAAACTATCCACAGGCATGTAGGGTGCCAACGGCAACAAGGTGGCGCGCAGCAAGACAAACGGGTATAATGCCGATCGCCGCAGCGGGGGCGGTGTACTTCTTCGCTCGAACAGGGCTCGTGAATAGACCCCGTTGTTAAGAAGGCTGAACGATGATGGTCATTGCGGCGTTAAACTGGCGTTTTGCAGTGAGGATGTCAATGATCCAGCCAATGGCAAATAGCCCACCGGTAAGGAAGTACACCACGCCTTTACCCGCGCTACCCATATAAAAATGATGAAGGCCCAACCAGCCGCCCACGATGGCCAACGCCAAATATGTTGAGAAATCCTTAGTAGGAACCCGTACGGCGTAGGCGGGCCGTTGCTGCGGCGCATACGCAAAGGGCACCGCCGGTTGCATGTGCGGCATGTGGGACATCGAGGGTACCTGTGGGAATTGTGCCGCCGGCAGCACCTGAGGCATTTGTGGCGCCTGAGGGCCAAAGTTTGCCGCCGGGGCGGGTGGATTTCCAGCCGGATGAACCACAGACTTGTAGTACTCCGCCAGCAGCGCATCGCCGAGCGGATCATCGCTGCTCGCGGGTGCGACCTTGCGTTTCTTATCGTCGCCTGAGGGTTGCCAGGCAGCGGGCACTTCGTAGTTTTGCGGGTTTGCCTCAAATTCGACGAGCACCGGCAAGGGGGAAATCTCGGGATTTAATAATTCGTCACCCATTTCCGTGGCTTTTTGGGCTAACAGAATCAGTTCGGCGGCGAGGGAAGAGCCTTTGATTTGGGCTATGCACGACGTCGATAAGCCCAACGTTTCGAAGTACTCAACGGCGGGCAGTAGTTTTTCGCTGGAAATCTTGCTTAATTCGCCAACGCGTTCGCCGTCGAGGCGGACCTCAACGCGCGGTAAATCCCCATTCTTGCCCACCAACACGCGGTGCAACGTCACAATCAGTAAGCCCGTACCCTGCGGCGGCACGAAATCCTGCAGCACATCGAAATGATCCGCCTCCTTGGTCACCTGGATGCGGCCACCCTGCGGAATAAAGGCATATCCCTCCAATGGCGGATCGTTTAGCGGCACCCACTGGCCGGGTTTCCGCACATCCACGGAACCGAACAACTTGGTGTTCTCGTCGCGCAGGCTGCCCCGGAACCACAGCCGCGCGTGCGCCGTGGCAACATGCCCGGAAGCCGCGATACGGCACAATTCCGGCCAATACTTGGTGGCATCATCGTCGGGAAGGTGGCCGATCGTTTTCCCATTCCAGCGCACGGAAATCGCGCAGCCTGACTGTGAATAGGGATTGTCTGGCTCGGGCACGAGGCTTACGGGAAAGCGAAGCGCGCCGTCGTCAGCCACGGTAGCCACCTTCTGCAGCTTTCGAAGAGTGGAGCGGTAAAAGTGGGCGCCAACGAACTTCTGGTCGCACCACGTGGACCCGGTGGAAACATCGATGCTCTGGGGAATGCTCATTGGGTTTTGCTCAATCTTTCACCCGACAGGTTGGAACTAGGCGTGCAACGCTGCAAAACGCCGGCCCTCCGGGCTGCGGGGTAGCGAATTTTATGCCCTTGGCCTGGGGTTTGCCAGCGACCGCACTGCGATCATTGTACTCAGGGTTGCCTTGCCCGATAAATCCTGGAGCCCGTATGCAGGGGAGTGCGGACGCGGCGATGGGCGGCTCAAACGTGGCGTTGTGCCTGCGGCTTTGACGCAACCAGCGCCGAAACCGAAAAAACCCCTCTCAGCCTGGGAAAATCCCGGCTAACAGGGGTTTGGGTGCTGTGCCCCAGGTGAGACTCGAACTCACACTGGACGGGTTTTGAATCCGTTGCCTCTGCCAATTGGGCTACTGGGGCATTCGCTGCGTGGATGATGTTAGCGCATTGTGCGGGCTTATGAGAAATCGGCTGCTGGGGGCTGTCACCCCACGCGTGGGGGACGGGCGTGGTTTACAATCGGGCGGGTGACTGGAACTCGACCTCGCCTCATGCTTATTGATGGTCATTCGATGGCCTTCCGTGCGTTTTATGCGCTGCCCGCCGAGAATTTTTCAACCACCGGTGGCCAGCACACCAACGCGGTGTACGGTTTTCTTTCGATGTTGACGTCCCTGCTGAAGGAGGAGCGCCCCACGCACATCGCCGTTGCGTTCGATGTTGGGCGCAATACCTTCCGTACGGAAATGTTTCCCGAGTATAAGGCGCAACGGGAGGCGGCGCCGGAGGAGTTCCGCGGCCAGGTCGAGCTGATCCAAGAGGTGCTGAACGCGCTGGGCATTGTCACGATGCAACTGGACAATTTCGAGGCAGATGACATTATTGCCACGCTGGCCACGGCGGCGCAGCCGCTCAATTTTGAAACCCTCGTGGTCACCGGCGATCGGGATTCGTTCCAATTGGTCAATGATTCCACCACGGTGCTGTACCCGATGCGCGGGGTGAGCGTGTTGCATCGTTTTACCCCGGCGGCGGTCGAAGAAAAGTACGGTTTAACGCCGGAGCAATATCCGGATTTCGCGGCGCTGCGGGGGGACCCGTCGGATAATCTGCCGAATATTCCGGGCGTGGGGGAGAAGACCGCCACGAAGTGGATTAAGGAATACGGTTCGCTGACAAACCTGTTGGAGCACGCGGCGGATATTAAAGGCCGCGCGGGCAATAATCTGCGTGAGCGCCTTGACCAGGTGCGTTTGAACCGCCGGTTGACGGAGATGGTCAAGGATTTGGAGTTGCCGTATCGGCCTAACGAGCTGGAGTTCCGCCCAGCCAACGCCGCGGAAATCGCAGAGCAGTTCGACCAGCTCCAGTTTGGAACGAATTTGCGGGAGCGGGTGCTGGGTGTCATTGATA
Proteins encoded:
- a CDS encoding DUF368 domain-containing protein, whose product is MSETPVLTRSTKQPLQILLNVIRGALIAMAELVPGVSGGTVALVVGIYERALFAGNQLLSAAKTAVTHPKAAKEKLAAVDWWLIIPVAVGMILTIFAMAGVMHNFVEHHTAVARALFLGMVAMSILVPIQMVDRAELRSKALVAWPSLFLAAAITFWGTGFTSAEQKDPSLLIIFCAAAVAICALVLPGISGSFFLLAVGLYAPVIGAIKDRDLTIMVVFVLGAMTGIALFIRFLDYLLSKHRTITLFVMAGLMLGSLRALWPWQTADADLLAPGDDLVKMVGFMLLGAAIVAITILAEKYAPKSAATDE
- a CDS encoding NINE protein, yielding MSIPQSIDVSTGSTWCDQKFVGAHFYRSTLRKLQKVATVADDGALRFPVSLVPEPDNPYSQSGCAISVRWNGKTIGHLPDDDATKYWPELCRIAASGHVATAHARLWFRGSLRDENTKLFGSVDVRKPGQWVPLNDPPLEGYAFIPQGGRIQVTKEADHFDVLQDFVPPQGTGLLIVTLHRVLVGKNGDLPRVEVRLDGERVGELSKISSEKLLPAVEYFETLGLSTSCIAQIKGSSLAAELILLAQKATEMGDELLNPEISPLPVLVEFEANPQNYEVPAAWQPSGDDKKRKVAPASSDDPLGDALLAEYYKSVVHPAGNPPAPAANFGPQAPQMPQVLPAAQFPQVPSMSHMPHMQPAVPFAYAPQQRPAYAVRVPTKDFSTYLALAIVGGWLGLHHFYMGSAGKGVVYFLTGGLFAIGWIIDILTAKRQFNAAMTIIVQPS